Part of the Aquimarina sp. MAR_2010_214 genome is shown below.
AATTCGATTCTATTGAATATCTATATTCTCCCGAGGTCTCTGTGAATTTAAGTTATGAGCTTGAAAAAGTAAGTGTAGCATTGGATGTCTTCTATAAATTTTCTGGCGAAAGAGAAGGGTTTATTATTGACCCAGATAATGCAAATAATTTGATGAAGACGACTAGAAAAAGTTTTAATAATCTAAACACAACTATTTCTAAAAGATTTTTTAAAAACTCTTTCATAGCTTCTATAGGAGCCAAAAACTTATTTGATGTACAGGATATTGAAGCAGTAGATGAAGCAGGTAGTGCTCACTCCAGAAATATGCAATTATGGGGTAGGTCGTTTTTTGTAAAAACAAGTTATCGTTTTTAGTGATAAACAAATTAAATCATAATAGTGAATAACAAGGTCTAGAAAGTGATCCCAAGTTAGTGTTTTACTAGTTTGTATAAAACTTAGAATATTCTGTGAAGCCCCCATATCAAAGTTACTTCTGTTTTATACGATCACTTTTTAGACCTTATATAAATGTTTGATGATGCCAAGTATTACAACTGAAGAAAAAAATAATATTAATTCTAAGAAATTAATGATACCATTCTATAAACCAATAAAAAAGGAAATAGAAGTTTTTGAACATTCTTACAAAAGCAAAATTCCGTTTTTATTAAAAGGACCTACAGGTACCGGTAAATCAAGGTTTATTGAGTATATGGCGTATCAATTAAGCAAGCCCCTAATTACAGTTAGTTGTCATGAAGAGACCTCTTCTACAGATTTAATAGGTAGGTATATTATCAAAGGAGCCGAGACCATCTGGTTGGACGGCCCATTAACTACCGCAGTTAAAACAGGAGCCATTCTTTATTTGGATGAAATTGCAGAGGCAAGACCAGATGTGATTGTTGCTATTCACTCACTTACAGATCATAGAAGAGAATTGTTTATCGATAAATTAGGAGAAACCATAAAAGCGCACCCAGATTTTATGTTAGTTGCCTCTTTTAATCCAGGGTATCAACGAGGGTTTAAAGAGTTAAAACCTTCAACAAGGCAGCGTTTTGTGGCAATATCTTTTGATTATCCAGATTCTAAAATCGAAGCAGATATTTTGATAAATGAAACAGATATTCTTCCGGCTGATGCCAAAAAACTAGTAAATATTGCAAACAAAATTAGAAACTTAACCGAGTTAGGCTTAACTGAAACCGTTTCTACACGACTGCTGGTAGATGCCGCAAAATTAATTCATTCTGGTTTGCCAAAACGTCTCGCAGCACATGTGGCTATCGTAGAACCTCTCACAGATGATCTTGAGGTGATCAATGCTTTAAAAGATCTATGTGACTTGATGATATAATTTAAAATATAGAATGTTTGGTAATGAATGTTTAGCTACACTATACCGAAATGTAACAGATCAATATTAGAAAACATGTTTGAGTTTGAACCAGATGAATATATCTTTACCAAGTTTGCCCATTATTTCAAACGGCGTAGAAAGAAAAAGGAAGCAAACTTGGCTTATGCAATAACATTAAATGACATAAAACCTCGTTTAACCATTTTTGCAAGAGCCATTACAGGTAAACCTATCGAAATTTATGAAGCTGAAAGAGAAGGTGGTTATAAAAATAACAACTTCTTTTTACCTTCAAAATATGCTGAATTCTTATCAGTCGAAGAAAATATTTCTTTTTATCTGTTCAGGGTATTGTATCTAGCTACTCAAAAAAATTTAGATTTGAATTGGAATGACACCTCAGAACATTCTGTAGACGAATCCCGAACACTAGCCTTAGATACTTCATCAAAAGTACTGAAGTATTTATTTGAAGACTTTCCGATCACCGAGAATTATTATCAAAAATTCATAGAATATTATACCAAAAAAACTAAAAAAGAAACACCAGTAGATTATTCATTTATTTATGGGAAGTGGATGCGCAATATTCCTGAAGAAATGCTCAATGATACTTTGAATAACTTCACCGAAAAAATAAAAACTACTAATCCAGAGCAGCCAAAAACAACGTTGAAAGCTAATGCGGTAGAGGAAATAATTTCAATTCAGATAGATGAAAAACAAGTAGAAGATGCTGTCTTACAACATCAGTTTGAAAAGGTGGAAACGGCAGATGAATTCGGAGGGAATTTCAGAAACATGGATGGAGATGATGAGCTAGATGATCATGCTAATGCTTTAGAAGATTTAAATATGAAGTACACTGTGCGAGTTGATGACACCGCACATTCGGTTTATCAGGCGGATTTTATAGAAAATACAACCATTGCAGAAAGTGCCGAAAGAAATGAAAAAGGATATTTTATCCCTTATGATGAATGGGATTATGCAAAGCGCACCTATAAAGACAATTTCTGTAAAGTATATCCCAAAACCATTCTAAAAACAGATGTAGAATATTATAAAAAAACAATATCTAAGAATGGATCTACGCTGCTTGGTTTACGAAAAATGTTGACAACAGTTAATAATAGATACCAACAGCAACGTAGACAAACACAAGGAGAAGAATTTGATTTAGATGCCATAACCGATTTGTTTGTCGATGTACATTCTGGAGTAACTCCATCTGAAAAAATATATTTATCAAAACAAAAAAAAGAAAAAGACCTATCCATTTTACTATTGTTAGATAGTAGTTTATCTAGTGATGGCTATGCTGCTGGTAATCGGGTTATCGATGTAGAAAAACAAGTTTCCATTCTTTTTGGTGAAATATTAGATGAATTTAATATCGATTTCTCAATCAATTGTTTCTATTCGAAAACCAGAAATCATTCTAGTTATGTAACAATCAAAGGTTTTGATGATAATTGGAGTAAAGCAAAATTTAAAATAGGAGCTGTAGAGCCTGGAGGATATACTCGCATAGGACCGGCACTTCGACATTCGGGAGCATTATTGGATAAAAGAAATACGAAGAACAAATGGATTATTCTTATTTCTGATGGAAAACCAAATGATTATGATAGATATGAAGGGAAATATGGAATCAATGATATAAAACAAGCCTTACGAGAACTTAATGAACGCCAAATAAATTCATATGCCCTGGCAATTGAAGCACAGGCAAAATACTATTTGCCACAGATGTTTGGGCAAAACCATTATCAAATTTTAACAACACCAGTAGAACTACTACAATCATTAGTAAAACTCTACGAGAAGATTAAACACCAAAATTAAATGAACTCTTTTTTATCAGAAATAGAAAAATTACCAGAGGGACATCCGGTAAAAGTGTATTATCAGGAAAGTGAACTAATTCAGGAATTATTATCAGAATTATACGAAGCAGATGCGGTAAAAGATTTTCAAAAGTATTTTAATATATTCAATCAGCTAACTACAATAGAAAAACGATTTGCTCGAAAAGAAAACCAATTATTTCCCTACTTAGAAAAGCATGGTTGGAATGGCCCCAGTCGTGGTATGTGGTCGTTTCATGATAATTTAAGAGACCAGATAAGGTTATTGAATACGTACAATGCAGAGAGAAATACTTCTAAAATATCAGAAAACCTTCCATATTTAATTGAAGGTATAAAACGTCTTTTGATTATCGAAGATATGCGATTATTTCCTAATGCTATGCAAATACTTTCCGAAGCAGACTGGAAAGAGTTTTATGAAGGAGACGAAGAAATGGGGTGGATGTTATCCGAAAAACCAATTCCATATCCTGAAAGAGAAGCATCATATATTCATCCAAGCGAAGATTTTACAGAACGTGATTTATCTTTTTCGTTAGAGAATACTTTTCATTATGATGAAGGATATATGACTCCTGATCAGGTAAACTTATTACTTCGATATTTACCAGTTGATATTACATATGTAGATGAAAATGATAAAGTTATTTTTTATAATCGGGGAGAGGATAGGGTTTTTCCCAGAAGTAAAGGAATTATAGGAAGAGAAGTTCGTTTTTGTCATCCGCCCAAAAGTGTGGATATGGTATTGCGTATTGTAGATGAATTTAGAGCAGGTACAAAAGATGTTGCAGAGTTCTGGTTTAATTATAGAGGTCAGGTAATTCATATCAGATACTTTGCTATTAGAGATAAAAACAAAAATTATAAAGGAGTTATCGAAATGTCTCAGGATGTAACCGATATTCAAAAACTGAAAGGTGAAAAACGATTGTTAGATTGGGATTAAATGAAATATCAGGGTAAGAATATTGTAATAATGCTATTTGTTTTTGTGTTACTCCTCGCTTGTAAGCAAAACACAAAAGAGTATTCATTAGTGTTTGTGAAAAATAATGAGGTACAGTACTCTGATTTAAAAACTTTAGACGCTCCCGAAAAAGTATTATTGTCTTGGTATTTATATGCCTATGGAAATGAATGTAATACCAATTCTTTAAAAGTCAAGTGTCAATTATTAAAAGAAATGAATATCAATGATGAATGTAACCCCGAGCATTTAAATACTTTATTACAATGGTTTTCTGGTGATATGTTGGTGGTGTATAAATTAAATAGATGTCCCAATATGGCAGTTAATTCAGCCATTCAAAATACGATAGATGATATCACTTTAGTAAGATCATCAGATACATTGTCTATTACAATCAAAGTGAGAGGGGTAAACGAATCTCAGGAAAAAAGCTGGAATATAGTTCAAACGGAGACTTTTTTAATAAAAGAAAGAAATTTGCAAAGAATAAAAAGACAATAAATGAAAATATCAGAAATAGATCATAAAAACATATTTTATCCACCGGGAGGAATCTTGTTATGGATCATCATTTATTTGGAATTATTAACCTTTGGAATTGCTTTGATTGTTATGGTGTTTTATGGTAAGCAAGAACCAGATATTTTTCATACTTCGAGATTACTATTAAATCCCACTTTTGGGATGATGAATACTATTTTTTTATTGACAAGTGGTTTTTTAATGGCAATAAGTGTACGAGAACTGAAAACTCAGAATACACAAAAAGCAAAACAATACTTATTGTTGACAATGTTTTTTGGAATGCTTTTTTTACTATTAAAAACTATTGAATATTATGATAAAATTGAAGCTGGTTTAGGTATGGGATATAATACTTTTTTTAGTTTTTATTGGATGCTTACCCTTTTTCATGTAGTACATGTTATTGTTGGTTTGGTGATTTTGATTACCATTTATTATGGAATCCTAAAAGAAAAAAAATCAACCACAATTGAAGATGTAGAAGCCAGTGCTGCATTTTGGCATATGTGCGATTTAATATGGTTACTTCTTTTTCCTATAATGTATTTACTTTTTTAAAAATGAACAAAACTGCAATATATACCTGGATTCTTTTATTAATACTTACTGTAGTATCTGCTTTATTTTCTCAAGTTGAAGGGAAGTATATTGTTCTTGTTATCCTGATCCTATCAGTATTGAAATTTATTGGTGTTGCTTTTCAGTTTATGGAACTTAAAAATGCTCATTCCTTTTGGAAATATGCAATCATTTTTTTTGTTTTACTTTTTATGGTAATTGTAATGATTATATAAATTGTTTGTTATTATATAAAACTGGGTAATTTTTATTTTTTCAACCAAGCAATATAATTCTTATTTTACAATGTTTATACGTATGTCTACGGCAGTAATCGCTTTTTGTGTTCCCATTAGGGGGTTGATATCCATTTCTACTATTTCAGGAGCTGCTTCTACCAGTGCAGAGATACGTTGAATGATTTCAATAAAGAGGGTTTCGCTAACGCCCTCTTTACCACGAATACCTTGAATTAGCTTATAGCCTTTTAATGAGGCAATCATTGCTTGTATTTCTGGTTTTGATAAAGGACTTAAACCTGCAGTAACATCATTCATGATTTCAATATAAATACCTCCTAGTCCACATAGTATAGTATGATTAAAGCCAGGTTCTTTTTTAACTCCAACAAATAATTCGATACCGCTGAGCATAGCTTGAATCATAACACCGGTAGCATTGTTAATTTGCATGAGCTTATCAAAGTTTTGAGTAACTTCTTCTATAGAATTTACATTCAAAATAACGCCCTGTGCATCTGATTTATGTAAAGGGCCAACGACCTTCATTACTAATGGAAAATTCATCTTTGAAGCTTCAGTTATCAAAGTTTCTTTGTTAGATTCAACAATTTCTATAACTCTAGGTACACCAGCAGCATCCAAAAGTTGAGTTGCTTCAAAAGGTGATAAGTAGCCTGATTTAGCATTATCGATAACAGCTCTTATTTTCTTTACATCAACATTTGGCAATTGTACATCTTCTGTAGTAGGTGGTGGAGTTTTATATACTTGAGCTAAAGCTTTCCCTAAAACTACTTCATCAGGAAAGTTAATATTTCCTTTTTCTAAAAATGTATTGATTTCTTTTCGAGCATTTATAACTGATGGCAATACAGGAAAAATTGGTTTTTTACAAATATCCAATTTTACACTTAGTACATTGTAAACATTTTCTACATCAAACAATCCAGGGCTACCAAAAACTACAGCCATAGCATCTATATGATCAAACTTATGCTCACAATAATCAATAATAATACCCAATTGTTCTGCTGTTCCTGTAGCTAGAAAATCAATGGGGTTGCTCACCGAAGAACCTGGGTATAAAAAACTCTCAAGTGTTTTTGCATCTTTACCCTCGATAACCGGTATTTCTAATCCGCCTTTTGAGAGTTCATCAGATAGCATTACTGCAGAACCACCCGCATGCGTAATTATCGCAATATTTTTACCTTTAAGAGGCTTATAATTAAAAATTGAAGCTACACTTAATAATTCTTCTCTGCTACTACAATACACTATTCCTGCTTTTTTAAACAAGGCTCTTACCGTCATATCAGAGCTTGCTATAGCACCTGTGTGAGAAGAGGCAGCTCTACTACCTTCGGCTGTGCTTCCTGCTTTTATTGCTGCTATTTTAGCCCCTTTTCGAATTAGAGAGGAGGCATGTTTTAATAGTTTTTGCGGATTTTTAATTGCTTCTAAATAAAGTAGTTTAACTTGCGGATCGATGTTTGGATCATAATTCGTATCCATATATTCAAGTATTTCCTCTACACCTGTTTGAGCCGCATTTCCTACTGAATATACATTGGCAAATTTTACACCTAAAGATGCTCCTGCTTCCATAATAAAAACTGCTGTCGCCCCAGAACTTGAGATTAAATCACAACCTTTTTTATTATACTCGGGAATGGGAGTTGTAAAAACTCCTTTATATTTTTCGCATAAAACACCAATACAATTTGGACCAATTAAACAGCCATTTACACTATTTACAAGATTGGCAATTTCTTTTTCTAATTGTTGTCCTTCTTCATTAGTTTCTGAGAATCCAGCAGAAATAATTATGAATGCTTTTGTGTTTTTCTGTAGCGCTAAAACACGTACTGTTTCTAAACAATATTTAGATGGTATTGCCAGTATAGCCAAATCTGTATTAGGAATATCATTAACAGAGTGATAACTTTTTATTCCTTGTACTTTATCCTCCTTTGGATTTATAATATTAAGTTTTCCTTCGAACCCTCCCTCAAGAATATTTTTTACAATTTTTCCTCCAGGTTTTTTAATATCATTAGAACCACCAACAATAACAATGTTTTTGGGGTCTAGTAATTGTCTATTTATCATAAATCTGTTGATTTGAAACAAAAATAACTCGACCAACATCACTTATTTATGACTTATATCATATTATTTCTAGTTTGAATTAAAATTAGTAAATGTTAATGTAAGATAGACTTACCAAATACTTTTTAGAGTTTATTGAATACTATTTATGTGTAGATTTTTACTACGAAAAAACAAGCAATTTTTTATACATATAAGCTGATATTTATCATAATAATTCTGTGAGTTTGATGCTACCTTTAGTATAGAATTTAAAACTAATAGAATGAAAAAAAGAACACCTGTTTCCAAAATTATGACTTCCGATGTAATAACTTTAAATCACACTAATGGTTTAGAAACAGCGGAAAAGTTATTTAAAGATAATAATATTCGTCATATTCCTGTAGTAAGTGGTAATGCTATTACTGGTATGTTAAGCTACACAGACTTACTACGTATTAGTTTTGCAGATGCGGTAGATGTAGATGAGCGTGATGTTGATACTGTAGTTTATGAAATGTTTACTATAGAACAGGTAATGGCAAAAAACCTGATTAGCGTAAACTCTAATACTACAATCAAAGAAGTTGCAGAAATATTATCGAAGAAAGAATTTCATGCACTACCAGTAGTAGATAATGGTAAATTGGTTGGTATTGTTACAACTACAGATTTAATAAATTATTTACTAGAACAATTCTAACAACTCAGTTTTTATATAATGATAAAAAAGGAAGCATATTGCTTCCTTTTTTTGCTTAATAATTCAAAAGCTTTATTCAATATTATGCTATAAATTTAAGTTAAACTTCTGCAGGGAAAACAGATTTTAGTATTTTTAAGATCAAAGAATAGGTTATGAGTACAATACCAAAAACAGCATTTGAGTTTTTAAAGGATTTAAAAAATAACAATCATCGAGATTGGATGACCGAAAATAAGAAGCGATACCAAAATAATGAAAAGATATTGAAAGTGTTTTATGCGTCTATTGCAGAGCGTTTAAATGAGAAAGATGAGATCGAAAAAACCAAAGTATTTAGAATTAATCGAGATATCCGCTTTAGCAAAAATAAAACACCCTATAATGTGCACCGTAGCGCAAGTTTTAGTAGGGCAGGAGCACATAGAAGAGGAGGATATTATTTACGTCTAGAACCTGGTAATTCGCTTATGGCCGGAGGCTTTTTTAGTCCAGAATCAGCAGATTTATTACGTATCAGGAAAGAATTTGAAATGGATGATCAGGAGATTAGAGAAATTTTGTCTGAAACAGACTTTAAAAATTCATTTGATGGTTTTAATCCTTCAAATCAGGTAAAAACTGCTCCTAAAGGATTTAGCAAAGATCATCCTAATATTGATTTGATCAAAAATAAATCATTTTATGTAACCCATAATTTTACAGATGCTGAGGTTTTTGCACCTGATTTCTTGGATAAAGTAGTTTATCATTATGAATTGTTAAGACCGTTTTTTGATTATATGAGTGATGTACTTACCACTGATCTTAATGGAGTCTCATTAATAGACTAATTTTTGTAGCATATTATAAAAAGGCTGTACTAATTATTTATCTAAGTTATTGTGAATAGGAATCTTCATAATTGTATGTACTCCTTTATGATTAGGATTAGTATTAAAAATAAATTCAAAATCATGATGATAAAGAGTATGCAATCGCTCTTTTACATTCTTTATTCCAAGACCCTGATTGGTTTTGTTCTCAAATAATGGTTGACCATTATTTTTAATTAAAATGATTAACCAGTTATCTTGTTGATATATATGCATATTCACGTTTAGGTCTGTAGTGTCATAAGAATACCCGTGTTTTAAAGAATTTTCTATAATAGGTTGTATAAGCATTGTAGGGATCATAACCCCTTTTATGTTATCTTCTATTTTGATATCTATTGTCAAATGATCAGAAAAACGCATCTTCATGATATCTATATATTTATTAAGAACTTGCACTTCTTTGTATACAGGAATTAGATTTACTTCTTTTAAAATTAGAATTTCTCTTAGCAAATCACCTAGGTTTGCGACCATATCTTGTGCCTTTTTTTGATCTTCTTTTATAAGAGCAGAAATGCTATTTAAAGTATTAAACAAAAAATGAGGATTTAATTGAGATTTAAGAACTTCCATCTTAATATCTGTAAGTTGTTTAGCTAATACAGCTTTTTGTATTTCGGTTTTGGTAGTTCTCTTAATGTAGTAGTAAGAATAAATAATAGTAACAAACCCTACATATCCCAAAAAATGCAAATTAGAATCTGATATGATAGTAATAACTCCTTGTCTACTAAATAATTTAGAATTCACACTTTCTGTAATGCTTACATAGACATAGCTAATCACGTATAAATAGAGACCAAAAAGTAATGAAAATAAGAAATGAACTCCAATGATAGATCTCCACTTGTACTCCTTGTCGATCATCATTTTTGTTATTATTAGAATGAGTATTACTGCAGGAGGAACGATAATCAAGTTAGCAATTATGATATCATAAGTGATTTGTTTCCAGGCTATATTTGTATAAGGTTTTACCTCATATAACTTTAATAATACTCCTTTTGATATAAAAACAATATGATACATAGCTACATACCCCAATAGTATAAGAAATAGCTTTTTGTCTAAATATTTTTTCACTCTATAATCCCATTTTAATCAAAAATTCCTTTTTATAACTTCTGCTTACTTTAAGTTGTTTAAGATCCTTCATTTTTACACTAATCTCTCCTCGATTAAAATTAATTAGTTCCTTGATACATTCTATATTTATAATTGTAGAGCGGTGTATTCTAATAAATTCTTTATTGTCTAATTTGTTTAAGAGATTATACATAGATTCGCGAAGTACATATTTTGTTTTATCTGTATAGATCTCTACATAATAATTTGAAGCTATTATGTATTGAATGTTATAAGGAGAAACAAAGAGCGTTTTATTACCTAAAGAAACTGGGATTTTTCTTTTATGAGAAGAATAGTCTATTGGTTTTACATGTTTTAACAGAGCGTTTATTTTCTTTTCGAGATTTACGGTTTCGTCTTTTTTAAAAATATCAATAACTCTGTGTACAGATCTATAAAAACGCTCCTCTTTATAAGGTTTTAACAAATAATCGAAAGCAAAAAAATCAAATGCTTTTATCGCAAATGAATCAAAAGCACTTACAAATATAACTAGAGGAACTTTTGACGTAATTTTTTCTAAAACATCAAAACCAGTCATGTCTTTTAACTGAATGTCTAAAAAAATTAAGTCAGGATACATTTCATTTATCATTAGTATGGCTTGTTGACCTGTTTTACAATGTCCTACTACTTCAATTTCAGAAATACTAATGAGTAAGTTTGCTATTAATTTTCTGGCCAAAGGCTCATCATC
Proteins encoded:
- a CDS encoding CbbQ/NirQ/NorQ/GpvN family protein, translated to MPSITTEEKNNINSKKLMIPFYKPIKKEIEVFEHSYKSKIPFLLKGPTGTGKSRFIEYMAYQLSKPLITVSCHEETSSTDLIGRYIIKGAETIWLDGPLTTAVKTGAILYLDEIAEARPDVIVAIHSLTDHRRELFIDKLGETIKAHPDFMLVASFNPGYQRGFKELKPSTRQRFVAISFDYPDSKIEADILINETDILPADAKKLVNIANKIRNLTELGLTETVSTRLLVDAAKLIHSGLPKRLAAHVAIVEPLTDDLEVINALKDLCDLMI
- a CDS encoding nitric oxide reductase activation protein NorD, with translation MFEFEPDEYIFTKFAHYFKRRRKKKEANLAYAITLNDIKPRLTIFARAITGKPIEIYEAEREGGYKNNNFFLPSKYAEFLSVEENISFYLFRVLYLATQKNLDLNWNDTSEHSVDESRTLALDTSSKVLKYLFEDFPITENYYQKFIEYYTKKTKKETPVDYSFIYGKWMRNIPEEMLNDTLNNFTEKIKTTNPEQPKTTLKANAVEEIISIQIDEKQVEDAVLQHQFEKVETADEFGGNFRNMDGDDELDDHANALEDLNMKYTVRVDDTAHSVYQADFIENTTIAESAERNEKGYFIPYDEWDYAKRTYKDNFCKVYPKTILKTDVEYYKKTISKNGSTLLGLRKMLTTVNNRYQQQRRQTQGEEFDLDAITDLFVDVHSGVTPSEKIYLSKQKKEKDLSILLLLDSSLSSDGYAAGNRVIDVEKQVSILFGEILDEFNIDFSINCFYSKTRNHSSYVTIKGFDDNWSKAKFKIGAVEPGGYTRIGPALRHSGALLDKRNTKNKWIILISDGKPNDYDRYEGKYGINDIKQALRELNERQINSYALAIEAQAKYYLPQMFGQNHYQILTTPVELLQSLVKLYEKIKHQN
- a CDS encoding DUF438 domain-containing protein, coding for MNSFLSEIEKLPEGHPVKVYYQESELIQELLSELYEADAVKDFQKYFNIFNQLTTIEKRFARKENQLFPYLEKHGWNGPSRGMWSFHDNLRDQIRLLNTYNAERNTSKISENLPYLIEGIKRLLIIEDMRLFPNAMQILSEADWKEFYEGDEEMGWMLSEKPIPYPEREASYIHPSEDFTERDLSFSLENTFHYDEGYMTPDQVNLLLRYLPVDITYVDENDKVIFYNRGEDRVFPRSKGIIGREVRFCHPPKSVDMVLRIVDEFRAGTKDVAEFWFNYRGQVIHIRYFAIRDKNKNYKGVIEMSQDVTDIQKLKGEKRLLDWD
- a CDS encoding cytochrome c oxidase subunit 3, translated to MKISEIDHKNIFYPPGGILLWIIIYLELLTFGIALIVMVFYGKQEPDIFHTSRLLLNPTFGMMNTIFLLTSGFLMAISVRELKTQNTQKAKQYLLLTMFFGMLFLLLKTIEYYDKIEAGLGMGYNTFFSFYWMLTLFHVVHVIVGLVILITIYYGILKEKKSTTIEDVEASAAFWHMCDLIWLLLFPIMYLLF
- a CDS encoding cytochrome C oxidase subunit IV family protein; translation: MNKTAIYTWILLLILTVVSALFSQVEGKYIVLVILILSVLKFIGVAFQFMELKNAHSFWKYAIIFFVLLFMVIVMII
- a CDS encoding acetate--CoA ligase family protein, whose protein sequence is MINRQLLDPKNIVIVGGSNDIKKPGGKIVKNILEGGFEGKLNIINPKEDKVQGIKSYHSVNDIPNTDLAILAIPSKYCLETVRVLALQKNTKAFIIISAGFSETNEEGQQLEKEIANLVNSVNGCLIGPNCIGVLCEKYKGVFTTPIPEYNKKGCDLISSSGATAVFIMEAGASLGVKFANVYSVGNAAQTGVEEILEYMDTNYDPNIDPQVKLLYLEAIKNPQKLLKHASSLIRKGAKIAAIKAGSTAEGSRAASSHTGAIASSDMTVRALFKKAGIVYCSSREELLSVASIFNYKPLKGKNIAIITHAGGSAVMLSDELSKGGLEIPVIEGKDAKTLESFLYPGSSVSNPIDFLATGTAEQLGIIIDYCEHKFDHIDAMAVVFGSPGLFDVENVYNVLSVKLDICKKPIFPVLPSVINARKEINTFLEKGNINFPDEVVLGKALAQVYKTPPPTTEDVQLPNVDVKKIRAVIDNAKSGYLSPFEATQLLDAAGVPRVIEIVESNKETLITEASKMNFPLVMKVVGPLHKSDAQGVILNVNSIEEVTQNFDKLMQINNATGVMIQAMLSGIELFVGVKKEPGFNHTILCGLGGIYIEIMNDVTAGLSPLSKPEIQAMIASLKGYKLIQGIRGKEGVSETLFIEIIQRISALVEAAPEIVEMDINPLMGTQKAITAVDIRINIVK
- a CDS encoding CBS domain-containing protein, whose translation is MKKRTPVSKIMTSDVITLNHTNGLETAEKLFKDNNIRHIPVVSGNAITGMLSYTDLLRISFADAVDVDERDVDTVVYEMFTIEQVMAKNLISVNSNTTIKEVAEILSKKEFHALPVVDNGKLVGIVTTTDLINYLLEQF
- a CDS encoding DUF2461 domain-containing protein, which gives rise to MSTIPKTAFEFLKDLKNNNHRDWMTENKKRYQNNEKILKVFYASIAERLNEKDEIEKTKVFRINRDIRFSKNKTPYNVHRSASFSRAGAHRRGGYYLRLEPGNSLMAGGFFSPESADLLRIRKEFEMDDQEIREILSETDFKNSFDGFNPSNQVKTAPKGFSKDHPNIDLIKNKSFYVTHNFTDAEVFAPDFLDKVVYHYELLRPFFDYMSDVLTTDLNGVSLID
- a CDS encoding sensor histidine kinase codes for the protein MKKYLDKKLFLILLGYVAMYHIVFISKGVLLKLYEVKPYTNIAWKQITYDIIIANLIIVPPAVILILIITKMMIDKEYKWRSIIGVHFLFSLLFGLYLYVISYVYVSITESVNSKLFSRQGVITIISDSNLHFLGYVGFVTIIYSYYYIKRTTKTEIQKAVLAKQLTDIKMEVLKSQLNPHFLFNTLNSISALIKEDQKKAQDMVANLGDLLREILILKEVNLIPVYKEVQVLNKYIDIMKMRFSDHLTIDIKIEDNIKGVMIPTMLIQPIIENSLKHGYSYDTTDLNVNMHIYQQDNWLIILIKNNGQPLFENKTNQGLGIKNVKERLHTLYHHDFEFIFNTNPNHKGVHTIMKIPIHNNLDK
- a CDS encoding LytTR family DNA-binding domain-containing protein, with amino-acid sequence MKISTLIIDDEPLARKLIANLLISISEIEVVGHCKTGQQAILMINEMYPDLIFLDIQLKDMTGFDVLEKITSKVPLVIFVSAFDSFAIKAFDFFAFDYLLKPYKEERFYRSVHRVIDIFKKDETVNLEKKINALLKHVKPIDYSSHKRKIPVSLGNKTLFVSPYNIQYIIASNYYVEIYTDKTKYVLRESMYNLLNKLDNKEFIRIHRSTIINIECIKELINFNRGEISVKMKDLKQLKVSRSYKKEFLIKMGL